A section of the Phacochoerus africanus isolate WHEZ1 chromosome 4, ROS_Pafr_v1, whole genome shotgun sequence genome encodes:
- the AHNAK gene encoding neuroblast differentiation-associated protein AHNAK isoform X10 — protein sequence MEKEEETTRELLLPNWQGSGSHGLTIAQRDDGVYVQEVMQNSPAARTGVVKEGDQIVGATIYFDNLQSGEVTQLLNTMGHHTVGLKLHRKGDRSPEPGQTWTHEVFSSHSSEVVLNTPQPSALERKDQDTREEVTSQARAGSVSPSNAGL from the exons atggagaaggaggaggagacaacccgggagctgctgctgcccaaCTGGCAGGGCAGCGGCTCCCACGGGCTGACCATCGCCCAGAGGGATGACGGCGTCTATGTGCAGGAGGTGATGCAGAACTCCCCTGCGGCCCGCACTGGGGTGGTCAAGGAGG GGGACCAGATTGTGGGTGCCACCATCTACTTTGACAACCTGCAGTCAGGCGAGGTGACCCAGCTGCTGAACACCATGGGGCACCACACGGTGGGCCTGAAGCTGCACCGCAAGGGGGACCGGTCCCCCGAGCCCGGCCAGACCTGGACCCACGAAGTCTTCAGCTCCCACAGCTCTGAAGTGGTTCTG AATACACCCCAGCCTTCAGCCCTGGAACGCAAGGACCAGGATACACGCGAGGAAGTCACCAGCCAAGCCCGGGCAGGGTCCGTCTCCCCTTCAAACGCAG